The region TTTATACCAAACATTGTTCGAGTCCGCGAATAAAAATGTCTTTTGGTAGATTCTTGCCAATAAACACCATTTTGCTGCCACGCACTTCGTTTTCGCCCCATTTGGCGCCCAGGTCGCTGCCCATCAGCTGGTGCACGCCTTGAAACACCACCTTGCGCTCGGCGCCCTGCATCAGCAGCACGCCCTTGTAGCGCAGCATGCGCGGGCCATACACTTGCACCAGGCCGCCGAGGAACTCGTCGAGCTTGGCGCTGTCGAACGGTTGCGTACTTTTGAAAACAAAGGCGGCGATATCGTCGCTGTGCTGCGCATGGTGGTGGTCGGCATGGCCGCAATCGGTGGCGCAGGCCGCAGTGTGCTCATGCTTGTGCTCATGTGCATGGTCATGATCGTGCACATGCGCCGTTTCCGTGGCGAGGAAATCCGGGTCCAGTTCCAGCTTTTCATTCAGGTTGAAACCGCGGATGTCGAGCACTTCGGCCAGCGGCGCGCGGCCGAAATCGACCTTGGCGATCGGGGCGCGGGGATTGATGCGCTTCAAACGGCGCGTCAGGATGTCCACGGCCTCTTCACTGACGAGGTCGGTTTTCGACAGCAGCAGCTTGTCGGCAAAGCCTACTTGCCGCTGGGCTTCCTCGTATTCGTCCAGTTGCTTCATGGCATGACGGGCATCGACCACCGTGATGATGGCGTC is a window of Janthinobacterium rivuli DNA encoding:
- a CDS encoding CobW family GTP-binding protein, producing the protein MALIPTTILTGFLGAGKTTLLNRILQEDHGMRIAVIENEFGQENIDNEILVQDSNEHIIEMNNGCICCTVRGDLIVGLTELARKRDAGLLAFDRVVIETTGLANPGPVAQTFFVDEEVGSHYMLDAIITVVDARHAMKQLDEYEEAQRQVGFADKLLLSKTDLVSEEAVDILTRRLKRINPRAPIAKVDFGRAPLAEVLDIRGFNLNEKLELDPDFLATETAHVHDHDHAHEHKHEHTAACATDCGHADHHHAQHSDDIAAFVFKSTQPFDSAKLDEFLGGLVQVYGPRMLRYKGVLLMQGAERKVVFQGVHQLMGSDLGAKWGENEVRGSKMVFIGKNLPKDIFIRGLEQCLV